The genomic window AATTCCGAGCGGCTGCGGACGGCCCGCGAGCTGAGCCTTGAAGATTACTCGGAAACGATCTCGGCTACCGAAAGGGCTCAGGAACTGCTTAACCTGTGGAGTGGTCTCTATAGGCAGCCGTTCAAGGGTATTACCAGCGACGGCAGGGTCGAGCCCGGCCTGTTCAAACTCACCGATGAGGGTTTCCGGTCTGCCCCCGCAGTTGCTGCCGCACGGGCTTTGCTCTCGGGCCTCACCGATAAGCAACGTGAAAGGGTGCAGCATGATATAGACGCCCCCGAATGGCGGGGCTGGTACAACCCGGAGTGGTTAGTGAACCGCAACGGCCTGCGGCTCGACACCGTCTCCGGAGCGACTCACGAACACGTACTCCAGCTGTTGAAAGCTTGTCTATCGAAAAAGGGGTACATCAAGATCAACCGAGCACGCTCTGCCAACGCGTACCTCGGTGAACTGTACGATCTGCCCCACATCATGAACGAGTGGAGTTACCATTTTCTGCTCTTCGGTAAGCCTTCGGAGGTCGAGCCTTGGGGATGGAGCCTTTATGGCCACCACCTCGCGTTGAACGTGCTGATCATCGGACGACAGATCGTCATATCTCCGACGTTTATCGGGACCGAGCCGACCTATATCAGGCGTCGTAACGGCGAGAGCTTCCATCTCCTGGGCGAGGAGGCAGAGAGTGGGCTTGCCCTGATTCACTCGCTGAGCCCGAAACTGCGTCGCCGAGCGGTAATCTACAAGCACATGAAGGATCCGGCGATGCCGGAAGGACGCTGGCAGTTCGCCGATGAACGTCATCTTGGTGGAGCATTCCAGGACAACCGTATAGTTCCCTACGAAGGCGTGCGCGGAGACGCGCTAGATGCCGAACAACGACGGCTTTTGATGGAAATCGTGCAGCATTTCCTCTGCTACCTGCCGGATGGCCCGCGTGCCGCCCGGTTGGCACAGATCGAACGTCACCTCGACGACACGTGGTGGAGCTGGATCGGCGGTTACGGGGATGAAGATCCTTTCTATTACCGCGTTCAGAGCCCGGTGGTAATGCTCGAATTTGACCATCACAGTGGTGTCTGGTTGACAAACAGCGAACCGGCTAAATACCACATTCACACTATCGCTCGGACACCCAACGGCGGAGACTATGGCAAACAGCTGTTGCGCCAGTACTACGAGCAGAAGACTGCTGGACCTTATACTTACAACCAGGGAGGGGATGACTGATGGATTTGGGTATCAGGGGACGCCAAGCATTCATCGCAGCTTCCTCTCAAGGCCTTGGTTATGCCTGCGCCAGATCGCTCGCCCGCGAGGGTGTGAGGGTTACTCTCAATGGCCGTTCCGCAGACAAGCTTGAAGCTGCGGTTGAGGCACTCCGTTCAGAGGTTCCCGGTGCAAGGGTTGACTTCGTCACGGCTGACCTGACCACCCCGGATGGTTTGGAGACGATATTCGCCGCCCACCCACATGTCGACATCCTTGTCACCAACAATGCCGGCCCTCCACCTGGTAACCTGGAGGACTGGGATGCAAAGGCACTAATCGGAGCGCTTAAAACCAACGCGATTCCAGCCGTTCAATTGATGAGATTCTACATTCCTAAGATGTGCTCGGCAGGATTTGGAAGGATTGTAAACATCACATCGGCAATGGTCAAAAGTCCCAAGTACGACATGGGATTGTCTGCTTCAGCCCGGGCAGCGCTGACTGCGATCAGCAAGGCGATCAGCACCGAGGTCGTCAGAGACAACGTTACGATCAACAACCTCTTGCCCGAGCGGATAGATACACCTCGACAGGAATTTATGGCCAAGCGGTTGATGAAGGCCCATGGGATCACCCGTGAGCAAGCCTTCGAGCGGATTGCGGCGACGATCAAGGCCGGTCGACTGGGCCGACCAGAGGAATTCGGCGATGCCTGCGCGTTTCTGTGTAGTGCTCAGGCGGGATACATCTCGGGCCAGAACCTGCAACTGGACGGCGGCTCGTATGAAGGCTTGATCTAAGCCCGTGTACATCCATCAGGTGACCGGCATTGCCTTTACCAAGGAGGAAGAGAGTGTCAGCTGAACCGAAAGGGTCTGGTCATGCAGGCAGGCGTACCAGCGTTTACATCGATGGGTACACTCATACCAACCCGATCCCAGCCGCCTGCCGGGTTGGCAATGTACTGCAGAGTAGCATAATCCACGGTATCGACAGTTCCAGAGCCGGAGCCGCGAGCACGCTTGAAGAACAAGCCGAGTTGATGTTCGCACGAATGCGCCAGATCCTTGAGGCAGCCGGCGGGAGTACCGAAGATGTGGTCAAAGTGACGATATGGATGAAAGATCGAGCCGCCCGTGCAGCCATAAACCGGTTCTGGTTAGAGATGTTCCCGGATGCCGGCAACCGTCCGGCTCGCCAGACCGTTAGCGCCGAACTGGATGGTGAACAGTTGATCCAGTGCGACTTTGTGGCTGTGCTCGATGGGTGAGACGATAATCGTTCGGGAAACCGACTGACTACTGTCCGATTTCGTAGTTAGGCAACTCACTCCCCAGGTTGTCACGCGTGAGTCTTATCGTAGGTCAGGTCCACACCAGACGCAGTGGCGAGGTGGACACAAGGAGGACAGATTGAAGCTCGCTACGTTCATCGCGCCAGGTCACACCGAACCTCTCGCCGGCGAGGTGCGTGACGGACAAGTGATCGCTTTCGGCGACGGCTCTAGCGTCGCCGAACGCTTGAGCATCGGCGGCGGCCCACCGGCGAATGGAGATACTTGGTCGTTAGATCGGGTGCGGTTGCTGGCGCCGGTGCCAGACCCCGGAGCCATCTACTGTATTGCGCTTAACTACCGCGAGCACGCTGAGGAGGCAGGTATGCCCCTGCCGGAGCGGCCGGTGGCGTTCCTCAAACAGCAGGGATCGGTGATCTCCGGCTTCGGCGAAGTTCGCAAGCCGGCAGTGACCAACAAGCTTGACTACGAGGGCGAGCTTGTGGTTGTGATCGGAGCCGACGGTAAACCCGGTGGATACGCGGTCGGAAATGATGTCAGCGCCCGGGACCTTCAGAAGCTCGAGTTCCAATGGGCGCGTGCCAAAGGCGCCGACACATTCTGCCCCTGGGGGCCGTGGGTGACCACAGTCGACGAGGTGCCGAATCCACAGAACTTGGACATCAAGACCTGGGTTAATGATGAACTACGCCAAAATTCCAACACCAGTGATCTGGTATTCAGTATCGATCATATCATCAGAACCCTGTCGGAGACTGCAGACCTGCGGCCTGGCGATATCATCCTGACCGGTACACCTCCGGGAATCGGCGAGAGCTACGGCAAGTTTCTGCAGCCCGGTGACATTGTCAGGATCGCCATCGAAGGACTTGGTGAAATCGAACACCGGATAATCGAGCGTTAACCGCCGGAACTACCACGCCCGGTAGATCCGACCTACCCACAGCCTTGCAGCGATGCACGATAGATGTTATTATTAACAAATGTATTATTAACTGATGAATAGTAAAAAGAGACAAGCTGTGGATAAATGGTTACTGGCTGCTAACGGTGGTCCCAGTCTTCAGGATGGGATTGAAGAGGCTGGTTCGCCGGTGAACCTTCTCTGGAGGACTGGGGTAACTCCTTGGATGCCTGCGGTAATTAGGCCGGAGTTCGTGGGCTGGAGAGAAGAGCAATTGGGTTGGCTTGAGACCGTTGCCTTGATGGATCTCTCTTATCACATGTGGGATACTTTCGTCTCCGGGCCCGACGCCACGCGCCTTCTTTCGGAGTTAAGCGTGAACGACTACGACAACTTTGCGGTCGGTCAGGCGAAGCAGCTCGTGGCGGTCACGCAGAGGGGCCTACTGGTTGGTGATGGTATTCTCCTGCGGCATGGAGAGGATGAATATATACTGACCGGCCGGTCTACTACACAATCCTGGATCACATACCATGCGGAGAAGCATGGCTACAAGGTCAATATCGTCCACGACCCCGACTGTTCCCGTGATCCCGGGCATATACCTCG from Rubrobacter calidifluminis includes these protein-coding regions:
- a CDS encoding SDR family oxidoreductase; the protein is MDLGIRGRQAFIAASSQGLGYACARSLAREGVRVTLNGRSADKLEAAVEALRSEVPGARVDFVTADLTTPDGLETIFAAHPHVDILVTNNAGPPPGNLEDWDAKALIGALKTNAIPAVQLMRFYIPKMCSAGFGRIVNITSAMVKSPKYDMGLSASARAALTAISKAISTEVVRDNVTINNLLPERIDTPRQEFMAKRLMKAHGITREQAFERIAATIKAGRLGRPEEFGDACAFLCSAQAGYISGQNLQLDGGSYEGLI
- a CDS encoding fumarylacetoacetate hydrolase family protein; this translates as MKLATFIAPGHTEPLAGEVRDGQVIAFGDGSSVAERLSIGGGPPANGDTWSLDRVRLLAPVPDPGAIYCIALNYREHAEEAGMPLPERPVAFLKQQGSVISGFGEVRKPAVTNKLDYEGELVVVIGADGKPGGYAVGNDVSARDLQKLEFQWARAKGADTFCPWGPWVTTVDEVPNPQNLDIKTWVNDELRQNSNTSDLVFSIDHIIRTLSETADLRPGDIILTGTPPGIGESYGKFLQPGDIVRIAIEGLGEIEHRIIER
- a CDS encoding DUF3500 domain-containing protein, which gives rise to MLYPQMLPPAEDFTAAIIPTNSERLRTARELSLEDYSETISATERAQELLNLWSGLYRQPFKGITSDGRVEPGLFKLTDEGFRSAPAVAAARALLSGLTDKQRERVQHDIDAPEWRGWYNPEWLVNRNGLRLDTVSGATHEHVLQLLKACLSKKGYIKINRARSANAYLGELYDLPHIMNEWSYHFLLFGKPSEVEPWGWSLYGHHLALNVLIIGRQIVISPTFIGTEPTYIRRRNGESFHLLGEEAESGLALIHSLSPKLRRRAVIYKHMKDPAMPEGRWQFADERHLGGAFQDNRIVPYEGVRGDALDAEQRRLLMEIVQHFLCYLPDGPRAARLAQIERHLDDTWWSWIGGYGDEDPFYYRVQSPVVMLEFDHHSGVWLTNSEPAKYHIHTIARTPNGGDYGKQLLRQYYEQKTAGPYTYNQGGDD
- a CDS encoding RidA family protein, with amino-acid sequence MSAEPKGSGHAGRRTSVYIDGYTHTNPIPAACRVGNVLQSSIIHGIDSSRAGAASTLEEQAELMFARMRQILEAAGGSTEDVVKVTIWMKDRAARAAINRFWLEMFPDAGNRPARQTVSAELDGEQLIQCDFVAVLDG